The proteins below are encoded in one region of Candidatus Eremiobacterota bacterium:
- a CDS encoding nucleotide pyrophosphohydrolase, protein MDKSTTLGFLKEKVGAFIDEREWRPYHDAKNLSMSIAIEAAELMELFQWATSEESRRISLQGTVIEKAADEMADIMIYLLSLSRALKIDLSEAVLAKLSKNEKRFPPGTDL, encoded by the coding sequence ATGGACAAAAGCACGACTCTCGGCTTCCTCAAAGAAAAAGTGGGAGCCTTTATCGACGAGCGGGAGTGGAGACCCTACCATGACGCCAAGAACCTGAGCATGTCTATTGCAATAGAGGCGGCGGAGCTCATGGAGCTCTTCCAGTGGGCCACAAGCGAAGAATCCCGACGGATCTCCCTTCAAGGCACGGTCATTGAAAAAGCTGCTGACGAGATGGCTGATATAATGATTTACCTGCTGAGCCTCTCGAGGGCCCTCAAAATAGACCTGAGCGAAGCGGTCCTCGCAAAGCTCAGCAAAAACGAGAAGAGATTCCCGCCAGGGACAGACCTTTAG